The Chrysemys picta bellii isolate R12L10 chromosome 12, ASM1138683v2, whole genome shotgun sequence genome has a segment encoding these proteins:
- the LOC103306667 gene encoding olfactory receptor 10A7-like, producing the protein MANTEGGNQTSITEFILLGFGDLPELLTLLFLLFLVIYIVTLAGNILIVALVVADRHLHIPMYFFLGNLSCLETCYTTTLLPRILVSFLTGDKTISVSGCMTQFYFVSFFAGAECYLLAVMSYDRYLAICKPLHYAALMNARFCLQLAAGSWINGFLAVIIVLFLMLQLTFCGPNEIDHFYCESTEMLNLYCNGTNQTELVITILAAIFTLPPFVLTMMSYVYIIITILRIPSTTGRQKAFSTCSSHLIVVTIFYGTLIIVYLLPKNNTLRDLNKVFSVCYTILTPMANPFIYSLRNKEVKEALRKIATKCVYFTRN; encoded by the coding sequence ATGGCAAACACAGAAGGGGGGAATCAAACGtccatcacagaattcatcctcctgggatttgggGATCTCCCTGAACTGCTGACTCTACTCTTCCTGCTGTTTCTGGTGATCTACATTGTGACCTTGGCTGGGAACATCCTCATTGTTGCGCTAGTTGTGGCTGATCGGCACCTTCACAtccccatgtacttcttcttggggaacttgtcctgcttggagacctgctacaccacCACCCTCCTTCCCAGGATTCTGGTCAGTTTCCTGACAGGGGACAAGACCATTTCTGTGAGTGGTTGTATGacacaattttattttgttagtTTCTTTGCTGGTGCGGAATGCTATCTGCTAGCAGTGATGTCATATGATCGGTATTTGGCGATATGCAAACCGCTGCATTATGCAGCCCTCATGAATGCCAGGTTCTGCCTGCAGTTAGCAGCTGGGTCTTGGATAAATGGATTTCTGGCTGTTATCATAGTACTATTTCTTATGTTACAATTAActttctgtggccccaatgaaaTTGATCATTTCTACTGTGAATCCACAGAAATGTTAAATCTATACTGCAATGGCACCAACCAGACAGAGCTTGTCATTACCATCCTGGCTGCTATATTCACTCTGCCTCCATTTGTATTAACCATGATGTCCTATGTGTATATCATCatcaccatcctgagaatcccttccaccaccgggaggcaaaaggcattttccacatgctcctctcacctcattgtggtgaccATTTTCTATGGGACCCTAATCATTGTATATCTGCTACCAAAAAACAACACACTAAGAGACCTAAACAAAGTGTTCTCTGTCTGCTACACAATTTTGACACCTATGGCCAATCCTTTCatatacagcctgagaaacaaagaggtgaaAGAGGCCCTGAGAAAAATTGCCACTAAATGTGTTTATTTTACAAGAAATTAG